A region from the Candidatus Binatia bacterium genome encodes:
- a CDS encoding amidohydrolase family protein: MSYAEHRRIIDVDSHVIELDDFLSNAATPEDLALLPAMSDQQDLAMSDEGLSRGKELFAKRQADPRVMAKFEASLMQARGNGWSRLGAFDPHERSHALDLMGFERQFILPTFSFHQIGHLQDNAALTAGARALNRAMGAFCAHDERLSAIGYLPLRLGPEVAGSLLQEGLAAGCFTFMVDTNEPDDDARSFTHPDFDPVWAAFEAAGRPFVVHVAVNGEYEAVSKSFQNNGREQLQVAGDAPSSLIGFVAIKNSAELFLSAMVLDGVFERHPGLRGISMEHGAFWVPSWLQALDFTANSMKRFAPMPEMPSETVRRHLKFAPFAGEPLGWIIKNIGPEMLVFASDYTHPEGTSDPIGKFEATMGDCDQAVFDAFYHGNMVEMLGLDE, translated from the coding sequence ATGAGTTATGCCGAACACCGAAGAATCATTGATGTCGACAGCCATGTCATCGAACTCGATGACTTTCTGAGCAACGCCGCCACCCCCGAGGATCTCGCGCTGCTGCCAGCCATGTCCGACCAGCAAGACCTGGCAATGTCCGACGAGGGCCTCTCCCGTGGCAAGGAGCTTTTCGCAAAGCGACAGGCAGACCCCCGCGTCATGGCCAAATTCGAGGCGAGCCTAATGCAGGCACGCGGCAATGGTTGGAGTCGCCTCGGCGCCTTCGATCCGCACGAAAGATCGCATGCCCTCGACCTGATGGGCTTCGAGCGCCAATTTATCCTGCCGACATTTTCCTTCCACCAGATCGGCCACTTGCAGGACAACGCCGCGTTGACCGCGGGTGCCCGGGCTCTGAATCGAGCCATGGGCGCCTTTTGCGCCCACGACGAACGACTGTCCGCAATCGGTTACCTGCCCCTTCGGCTGGGCCCTGAGGTCGCCGGCTCGCTTCTGCAGGAAGGCCTCGCCGCCGGCTGCTTTACGTTCATGGTCGATACCAACGAGCCTGATGACGACGCTCGCTCGTTCACGCACCCCGACTTCGATCCGGTCTGGGCCGCATTCGAAGCGGCCGGCCGGCCGTTTGTCGTTCATGTGGCCGTCAATGGCGAGTACGAGGCTGTCTCCAAAAGTTTCCAAAACAACGGCCGCGAACAACTCCAAGTCGCAGGCGATGCACCCTCGTCGCTGATCGGCTTTGTGGCCATCAAGAACAGCGCCGAACTTTTCCTCTCGGCCATGGTGCTCGACGGCGTCTTCGAGCGACATCCGGGGCTCCGAGGCATCTCCATGGAACATGGTGCCTTCTGGGTGCCGTCGTGGCTGCAGGCACTCGACTTCACGGCCAACTCGATGAAGCGCTTTGCACCGATGCCGGAGATGCCTTCCGAGACCGTGAGGCGTCATCTCAAATTCGCTCCCTTCGCCGGCGAGCCGCTGGGGTGGATCATCAAGAATATCGGGCCAGAGATGCTTGTCTTCGCATCAGACTACACACATCCCGAAGGCACCTCGGATCCGATCGGTAAATTCGAGGCCACCATGGGAGATTGCGACCAGGCCGTTTTCGACGCGTTCTATCACGGGAACATGGTCGAGATGCTCGGCCTCGACGAGTAG
- a CDS encoding CaiB/BaiF CoA-transferase family protein yields MGGPLQGVKIIELAGMGALPFATLKLGDMGAEVIRVDRISDVPADPVARPHNFWDRGRRSIAVDLKSAQGVEVVCRLVEGAEIFLESFRPGVVERLGLGPDVLLQRNRALVYGRLTGWGQEGPLAQSAGHSLNYESLTGVVRAIGPRGGPPVPPLTVVGDFAGGGMSLAYGVVCALLEARGSGKGQVVDAAMIDGVMSLAAPFYAMHESGMHTDAMGSNLFDGGAPYYNVYETSDGKYVSVAPIEGHFYALLLEKLGLDPAELPDRDDPKQWAALREKMASIFATQTRDHWCELLEGTDACFAPVLNFSEAREHPHHVARGTFVEGAAMPEMVPTPRLDRTPGEPGPSPAWTGADTDPVLEESGFSPVEISALRKDGAIA; encoded by the coding sequence ATGGGTGGACCGCTGCAGGGAGTAAAGATCATCGAGTTGGCCGGGATGGGGGCTCTGCCGTTTGCCACATTGAAACTGGGCGATATGGGCGCCGAGGTGATTCGGGTGGATCGGATCTCGGATGTGCCGGCAGACCCCGTGGCTCGCCCTCATAACTTCTGGGACCGCGGTCGTCGGTCGATTGCCGTCGACCTCAAGAGTGCGCAGGGTGTCGAGGTGGTTTGTCGTCTTGTCGAAGGAGCTGAAATCTTTCTGGAATCCTTTCGTCCCGGTGTGGTCGAGCGGCTCGGTCTGGGGCCCGATGTGCTTTTGCAGCGCAACCGGGCGTTGGTCTACGGCCGGTTGACGGGCTGGGGGCAGGAGGGTCCGCTTGCGCAATCCGCCGGACATTCTCTGAACTACGAATCACTGACCGGCGTCGTGCGGGCGATTGGGCCCCGCGGCGGTCCTCCGGTGCCGCCGCTGACGGTGGTGGGTGACTTTGCGGGCGGCGGGATGTCTCTGGCCTACGGGGTGGTCTGTGCATTGCTGGAAGCGCGGGGCTCCGGCAAGGGGCAGGTCGTGGATGCAGCCATGATCGACGGGGTGATGTCTCTGGCTGCACCTTTTTACGCGATGCATGAGTCCGGCATGCACACCGACGCCATGGGCTCGAATCTTTTCGACGGCGGCGCGCCTTATTATAATGTCTACGAGACCAGCGACGGAAAATACGTCAGCGTGGCGCCGATCGAAGGACATTTCTACGCGCTCTTGCTGGAAAAGCTCGGCCTGGACCCAGCCGAGCTGCCCGACCGCGACGACCCGAAGCAATGGGCCGCACTTCGCGAGAAGATGGCGAGTATTTTCGCCACCCAGACGCGCGACCATTGGTGCGAACTGCTGGAGGGGACCGATGCGTGTTTTGCGCCGGTCCTGAACTTCAGCGAAGCACGCGAGCACCCGCACCATGTGGCGCGCGGCACCTTCGTGGAAGGTGCCGCCATGCCCGAGATGGTGCCGACACCTCGACTGGACCGGACCCCTGGCGAGCCTGGACCGTCACCGGCCTGGACCGGGGCCGATACGGATCCCGTTCTGGAGGAAAGCGGGTTCAGCCCCGTTGAGATCAGCGCACTGCGCAAGGATGGAGCGATCGCCTGA
- the nei gene encoding endonuclease VIII, whose translation MPEGPETRRAADRLARVLVTDQTVELNFPHPNLTPWRDELAQSRILEVTSRGKALLIRFENGLTFYSHSQLYGRWTVQRRDRVFKTGRSLRAEFLTPTHTARLWSATEVRVLSPGEEATDPFLSKLGPDVLDTSSTPRRLLAQLDKHARKSGAHMMLDQSVFAGLGNYLRSEILFEAGVYPDDRPIDLEPEQRLKWAQAIRRVTRRAYREAGVTVPAAVAKQGKSAGEPRRTWRHWVFCRNDKACRVCNTTIERRRYGGRRLDFCPTCQPARRLADKKTKSGKPRRAN comes from the coding sequence GTGCCCGAGGGACCTGAAACCAGACGTGCAGCCGACAGATTGGCGCGGGTCCTTGTTACAGATCAAACCGTGGAGCTCAACTTCCCTCACCCGAATCTAACGCCGTGGCGCGACGAGCTGGCCCAGAGCCGGATCCTCGAGGTGACCAGCCGGGGCAAAGCCCTCCTGATTCGCTTCGAGAACGGGCTGACTTTTTACAGCCACAGCCAGCTATACGGCCGTTGGACCGTGCAGCGCCGCGACAGGGTATTCAAAACCGGGCGAAGCCTCCGAGCCGAGTTCCTGACCCCCACCCACACGGCACGTCTCTGGTCGGCTACCGAAGTTCGTGTCCTCTCCCCGGGAGAGGAAGCTACCGACCCTTTCCTCAGCAAATTGGGCCCCGACGTTCTCGATACGTCCAGCACGCCCCGGCGCTTACTCGCGCAGCTCGATAAACACGCCCGAAAGTCAGGCGCGCATATGATGCTGGATCAAAGTGTTTTCGCGGGATTGGGTAACTACCTGCGTTCCGAGATCCTGTTTGAAGCCGGCGTGTATCCAGACGACCGACCCATCGACCTCGAGCCCGAACAAAGACTAAAATGGGCGCAGGCGATCCGCCGTGTCACTCGCCGGGCCTACCGAGAGGCAGGCGTCACCGTGCCAGCCGCAGTCGCGAAGCAAGGGAAATCAGCTGGCGAACCCCGGCGCACCTGGAGGCATTGGGTATTTTGCCGCAACGACAAAGCTTGCCGGGTATGCAACACAACGATCGAGAGGCGGCGTTATGGGGGCCGGCGCCTCGACTTCTGTCCGACCTGCCAACCCGCCCGGCGATTAGCCGACAAAAAAACCAAATCCGGAAAACCGCGGAGGGCGAATTGA
- a CDS encoding serine hydrolase, whose amino-acid sequence MLTLLAACGDSGQSRPPVYDFTPADEVIENFLEETPRLEGANLIIVHRDHGILHHSSYGGFDRDRISLVASSSKSVTAAVLMALEDQGLLDTNEPIQDYLGWEGIYPDVSVVQLLSNSSGLVGLGPNVAYAPYLCQFLWWLDLASCGEQIFTSPESAPDVLPPDTVYRYGGGQWQVAGAVAETVSGQSWAELFEEILIDPCGLENSGYNNHYVQFSGDDSVAYPRDFLANPDNLSPTENPNMEGGLWTTTRDYGELLLMQLRGGTCGENRVLSQESVNKMLSNRIYDAYGGNTGGSGGYGLGWWTWPQPSDVRSDPGAYGSYPWIDRERGYAAFLIIEDRANTGAQIAEGLIPAVQFAIENPE is encoded by the coding sequence TTGCTCACATTACTTGCCGCTTGCGGTGACTCAGGCCAGAGCCGCCCGCCTGTCTATGATTTCACACCGGCGGATGAGGTCATCGAGAACTTCCTCGAGGAAACGCCGAGGCTCGAGGGGGCCAATCTCATTATCGTGCATCGTGACCACGGTATCCTTCATCACAGTAGTTATGGCGGGTTCGATCGAGACCGGATCTCGCTGGTTGCGTCGTCTTCCAAAAGCGTGACGGCCGCGGTCCTGATGGCCCTCGAGGACCAGGGCCTCCTCGATACGAACGAACCCATTCAAGACTATTTGGGGTGGGAAGGCATCTACCCGGACGTATCCGTAGTCCAGCTCCTCTCCAACAGCTCCGGACTCGTCGGACTGGGTCCGAACGTCGCCTATGCCCCCTACCTGTGCCAATTCCTGTGGTGGCTGGATCTGGCTTCGTGCGGCGAACAGATCTTCACCTCACCCGAATCAGCACCTGATGTCCTGCCCCCGGACACCGTCTATCGCTACGGTGGCGGCCAGTGGCAAGTTGCCGGCGCAGTGGCCGAAACTGTCAGCGGGCAAAGCTGGGCTGAGCTGTTCGAGGAAATTTTGATCGATCCCTGCGGGCTCGAAAATTCCGGCTACAACAATCACTATGTGCAGTTCTCCGGCGACGATTCGGTTGCTTACCCTCGTGATTTCCTGGCAAATCCGGACAACCTGTCGCCGACCGAAAATCCCAACATGGAAGGTGGGCTGTGGACGACCACTCGTGACTACGGGGAGTTGCTATTGATGCAATTACGTGGCGGGACCTGTGGCGAGAATCGCGTCCTGTCGCAGGAGTCTGTCAACAAGATGCTCTCCAACAGAATCTACGATGCCTACGGAGGCAACACAGGCGGAAGTGGGGGCTACGGATTGGGCTGGTGGACCTGGCCCCAACCCAGCGACGTCCGCTCGGACCCGGGTGCCTATGGATCCTATCCATGGATCGATCGAGAAAGGGGCTACGCGGCATTTTTGATTATCGAGGATCGTGCCAACACGGGCGCTCAGATCGCAGAAGGCCTGATCCCGGCAGTACAGTTCGCCATCGAAAACCCGGAGTAA
- a CDS encoding right-handed parallel beta-helix repeat-containing protein, translated as MMMRMLALVTVLLFSSSCGDSDGGGNTITVNPGESLQEAVDAAPAGSRILVNPGTYVASHNGQAAVLIEKSLHLIANVVDGETAIIVPGPGNTEGILVQGTEDAFVEDVVIRNFSIQGFEENGIWTRYVDGFEITDNDVGDSDHVGIYPTLSANGLVRDNIAYGGTDSALWVTGAEDIRVINNTVHTSPTGLEVTVSERIEMVENVAYNNVVGIGLYHDNDAGINPEDGLGYQGLTGLVARNNVYNNNLQNPATGGVVADLPTGLGILVLGNDGADIQDNTVTDNGFAGLVLIDWCLATEREDDDCKPDDVRIVGNTVTGNGTNPPEHPFAGLASDVIVLSAGERNCMADNTYGTTLTPAEVDAITEPSCPPVGG; from the coding sequence ATGATGATGCGGATGTTGGCGCTTGTGACGGTTCTCCTTTTTTCCAGTAGCTGCGGTGACAGCGACGGTGGTGGTAATACCATCACCGTGAACCCGGGCGAGTCCCTGCAGGAAGCTGTCGATGCCGCGCCTGCAGGCAGTCGGATTCTGGTGAATCCGGGTACCTACGTAGCGTCGCACAACGGCCAGGCTGCGGTTCTGATCGAGAAATCCCTGCACCTGATCGCCAATGTGGTCGACGGCGAGACGGCGATTATCGTCCCCGGCCCCGGCAACACCGAAGGCATTCTGGTTCAGGGCACCGAAGACGCATTCGTCGAAGATGTCGTCATCCGCAATTTCAGCATTCAGGGTTTTGAGGAGAACGGAATCTGGACCCGTTACGTGGATGGATTCGAGATCACGGACAACGATGTTGGCGACAGCGACCATGTCGGAATTTACCCGACGCTCTCGGCTAACGGTCTCGTGCGTGACAATATCGCGTACGGCGGCACCGACAGTGCACTCTGGGTGACAGGGGCCGAAGATATTCGCGTCATCAACAACACCGTGCATACCTCGCCCACGGGCCTCGAAGTCACTGTTTCGGAACGCATCGAGATGGTCGAGAACGTCGCCTACAACAACGTCGTCGGGATCGGTCTCTACCACGATAACGACGCAGGCATTAACCCCGAGGACGGATTGGGGTACCAGGGATTGACCGGTCTGGTCGCCCGCAACAACGTCTACAACAACAATCTGCAGAACCCGGCGACCGGCGGCGTCGTTGCCGACCTGCCCACCGGCCTCGGCATTCTGGTTCTTGGAAATGATGGGGCCGATATTCAGGACAATACCGTAACCGACAACGGGTTTGCCGGGCTGGTTCTGATCGACTGGTGTCTGGCCACCGAGCGCGAAGATGACGACTGCAAACCCGACGACGTTCGGATCGTCGGAAATACGGTGACGGGCAACGGCACCAATCCGCCCGAGCACCCCTTCGCCGGGCTCGCCAGTGACGTCATCGTGCTCAGTGCCGGCGAGCGCAATTGCATGGCCGACAATACCTATGGGACGACGCTCACCCCGGCCGAGGTTGATGCGATCACCGAACCAAGCTGCCCGCCGGTGGGTGGGTAA
- a CDS encoding tetratricopeptide repeat protein gives MRSMILGATIALTLCGGISSGAAEVAEVAGGTAVRNPHGANLAAAAAGAIAKSESLFPLESAGVPIEPGVQLLYPADQTLFPPDIVSPTFLWRPGFPTKGPWEVTVIDDSGRPFVRERTEHPKWLPERDLWNEIKRVSTGQNVEVRVRNLGSGSGEDSATETAATSSTIRISTSTDPVGDSLFYREVPLPFLKAVQDPSKIRWRYGTIDMEDGPPIVLENLPVCGNCHSFADNGSVLGLDVDYGNDKGGYGLLPVSSHMVMDDESIISWSDYKRDDGELTFGLLSRVSPTGRYVISTVKDRSVFVARDELMISQLFFPIKGILVVHDRETGKFFALPGADDPRYVQTNPVWSPDGKEILFARTEAHPDDKLDRPKAALLDFSDVREFTRDGEPFRYDLYRIPFNAGEGGTPLPVEGASANGMSNYFPKYSPDGKWIVFTQSRDYMLLRPDSELFIIPAAGGPARRLRYNTDRMNSWHSWSSNSRWLVFSSKQNGPYTQMWLTHIDAEGNDTPPVVLDRFTDSDRAANIPEFVNLPGDAIAEIREEFLDPYSFLRAGTANERTGDYVGAERAFRRGLGIAPEDPDLRNSLGWTLFQTERTPEALIEYRRALKADPDHSRAHNNLALALLELGNFTEALRHLQQSAQLEPRCEVFADLGLLQDQLGREDLARESYEKAFALGDICPQPRMNLASMLMEDGAYEEAVVHYRKAVAIKPGAQAYTGLGFALDQLGQSDEATAAHESAVALDPQLEQAHRNLALNHARKNQLEKAVVSYQRAIALNPRVSTYYSLAGVLRALGREKEAEIEYDNARALSKRQPQAS, from the coding sequence ATGCGAAGTATGATTTTGGGAGCGACCATCGCACTTACCCTGTGCGGCGGCATCTCGTCCGGCGCTGCCGAGGTGGCCGAGGTGGCCGGCGGAACCGCGGTCCGCAATCCCCACGGGGCAAACCTTGCAGCCGCTGCAGCCGGTGCGATCGCGAAGTCCGAGTCCCTCTTTCCGCTCGAGTCTGCGGGCGTGCCAATCGAGCCGGGCGTGCAGCTTCTCTACCCGGCTGATCAGACTCTTTTTCCACCCGATATCGTCTCCCCGACGTTCCTGTGGCGCCCTGGATTTCCGACAAAAGGCCCCTGGGAGGTCACGGTGATCGACGATTCCGGGCGCCCCTTCGTGCGCGAGCGTACCGAGCATCCGAAGTGGCTTCCTGAAAGAGATCTCTGGAATGAGATCAAGCGGGTCAGCACCGGACAGAACGTCGAAGTGCGCGTCCGTAATCTCGGATCCGGCAGCGGCGAGGATTCCGCAACGGAGACTGCGGCCACATCGTCGACGATCAGAATCAGCACATCGACCGACCCCGTCGGGGATTCGCTTTTCTACCGCGAAGTCCCTCTGCCCTTCTTGAAGGCAGTTCAGGATCCGTCCAAAATCCGTTGGCGCTACGGCACAATCGACATGGAAGATGGCCCGCCGATCGTTCTGGAAAATCTGCCGGTTTGCGGCAATTGCCATTCCTTCGCCGACAATGGCTCGGTGCTGGGACTCGACGTCGACTATGGCAACGACAAGGGCGGTTACGGCTTGCTGCCGGTGTCCTCCCATATGGTGATGGACGACGAAAGCATCATCTCCTGGTCGGACTACAAACGCGACGATGGTGAGCTGACTTTCGGATTGCTCTCGCGCGTTTCGCCCACCGGGCGCTATGTGATCAGTACGGTGAAAGACCGCTCGGTCTTCGTCGCTCGCGACGAGCTCATGATCTCCCAGCTCTTTTTCCCCATCAAGGGCATTCTTGTCGTGCACGACCGCGAGACGGGCAAGTTTTTTGCCCTGCCGGGCGCCGATGACCCGCGCTACGTGCAGACCAATCCGGTCTGGAGTCCTGACGGGAAAGAGATCCTCTTCGCCCGTACCGAGGCCCATCCTGACGACAAACTCGATCGCCCCAAGGCAGCTCTGCTGGATTTCAGCGATGTGCGCGAGTTCACCCGGGACGGCGAACCCTTCCGATACGACCTCTACCGAATCCCCTTCAACGCAGGAGAAGGCGGCACGCCCCTCCCGGTCGAAGGCGCGTCCGCCAACGGGATGAGCAACTACTTCCCGAAGTACTCACCGGACGGGAAATGGATCGTCTTCACCCAGTCCCGGGACTATATGCTGCTGCGGCCGGACAGCGAACTTTTCATCATACCGGCAGCCGGAGGACCGGCACGACGGTTGCGGTACAACACGGACCGCATGAACTCGTGGCATAGCTGGTCGTCGAACAGTCGTTGGCTGGTATTTTCGTCCAAACAAAACGGGCCCTACACCCAGATGTGGCTCACGCATATTGACGCCGAAGGCAACGATACGCCGCCGGTGGTGCTGGACCGCTTCACGGACAGCGATCGAGCCGCCAACATTCCCGAGTTCGTCAATCTTCCCGGCGATGCGATCGCGGAGATTCGCGAAGAGTTCCTCGACCCGTACTCCTTTCTTCGTGCGGGTACGGCAAACGAGCGCACCGGCGACTACGTCGGCGCCGAACGAGCCTTTCGACGCGGGCTCGGGATCGCCCCCGAAGACCCCGACCTGCGCAACTCGCTGGGTTGGACCCTTTTCCAGACCGAGCGAACGCCAGAGGCGCTTATCGAGTACCGACGAGCCCTCAAGGCGGATCCCGACCACTCTCGCGCCCACAATAACCTGGCGCTCGCGCTTTTGGAGTTGGGGAACTTCACGGAGGCACTACGGCACCTGCAGCAATCGGCTCAGCTGGAGCCCCGCTGCGAGGTTTTCGCTGACCTCGGGCTGCTTCAGGACCAGCTCGGGCGAGAGGATCTGGCCCGGGAAAGCTACGAGAAGGCTTTTGCTCTCGGCGACATCTGTCCGCAACCCCGCATGAATCTAGCCTCGATGCTCATGGAGGACGGCGCGTACGAAGAGGCGGTGGTCCACTACCGAAAGGCTGTTGCCATCAAGCCCGGGGCTCAGGCCTATACCGGCTTGGGATTTGCTCTCGACCAACTTGGGCAGTCCGACGAAGCAACAGCCGCTCATGAGAGCGCGGTCGCACTCGACCCCCAACTCGAGCAGGCACATCGGAATCTTGCACTGAACCATGCGCGAAAAAATCAGCTGGAGAAGGCCGTCGTTTCCTACCAGCGAGCCATCGCCTTGAACCCGCGGGTCTCGACCTATTATTCGCTCGCGGGAGTCCTGCGCGCACTCGGACGCGAAAAAGAGGCCGAGATCGAGTACGACAACGCCCGAGCCCTCTCGAAACGACAACCACAAGCCTCTTAG
- a CDS encoding acyl-CoA dehydrogenase family protein has product MAWDFSTDPEFQEKLDWVAKFCREEIEPLDLIFPYAVRSKDPKIKALVKPLQDQVKAQGLWALFLDEDLGGPGFGQLKLGLINEILGRYGSAPQIFGAAAPDTGNMEMLAAYGTEEQKERWLTPMLNQELWSAYSMTEPQGGSDPRLFKTFAERDGDEWVINGEKWFTSAGRVADILFVMCTNGMFVVPRKSPGVEIMPEPRSHNHIKYTDVRVPADHLLGPEDGARVLAQRRLGGGRIHHAMRTIAQCKLAFDMMCERALSRESHGKVIGEHQMVQEKIAESYASIQMLRLFVLETAWKIDNSSTQETRTDIAAVKYTMAKVLREVSFNALHILGSLGTTNLTPIQAMYAAAPTMGIADGVDEVHKATVARNVLKSYTPHEGFFPTEYFPAKREAAWEKYEPKFVADPQLREMAEGYAKYIASRT; this is encoded by the coding sequence GATCAAAGCACTCGTCAAGCCGTTACAGGATCAGGTCAAGGCTCAAGGCCTCTGGGCACTCTTTCTGGATGAGGACCTCGGCGGACCGGGATTCGGGCAGCTCAAACTCGGTCTGATCAACGAAATTCTCGGTCGCTACGGCTCAGCCCCGCAGATCTTCGGCGCCGCGGCACCCGACACCGGCAACATGGAAATGCTGGCGGCCTACGGCACCGAGGAACAGAAGGAACGTTGGCTCACGCCGATGCTGAACCAGGAACTCTGGTCCGCCTATTCCATGACCGAACCCCAGGGCGGCTCGGACCCTCGGCTCTTCAAAACCTTCGCGGAACGTGACGGCGACGAATGGGTCATCAACGGCGAGAAGTGGTTCACAAGCGCCGGGCGCGTAGCCGATATCCTCTTTGTGATGTGCACCAACGGCATGTTTGTCGTCCCCCGCAAAAGTCCGGGCGTCGAAATCATGCCCGAGCCGCGCTCCCACAACCACATCAAGTACACCGACGTTCGGGTTCCGGCGGATCACCTGCTCGGCCCGGAAGACGGTGCACGCGTCCTCGCGCAGCGCCGACTTGGAGGCGGTCGAATCCACCATGCGATGCGTACGATCGCGCAGTGCAAGCTGGCGTTCGACATGATGTGCGAGCGAGCACTCAGCCGAGAGTCACACGGCAAGGTCATCGGCGAGCATCAAATGGTTCAGGAGAAGATCGCCGAGTCCTACGCATCGATTCAAATGCTGCGACTATTCGTTCTCGAGACAGCCTGGAAGATCGACAACTCGAGCACCCAAGAGACTCGGACCGATATCGCCGCGGTAAAATATACAATGGCCAAAGTGCTGCGCGAGGTATCTTTCAACGCGCTTCATATTCTCGGATCATTGGGGACCACCAACCTCACCCCGATCCAGGCGATGTATGCTGCGGCCCCCACCATGGGTATCGCTGACGGTGTCGACGAGGTTCATAAGGCCACAGTCGCTCGCAATGTCCTGAAATCCTACACACCCCATGAGGGCTTTTTCCCAACAGAGTATTTCCCTGCCAAAAGAGAAGCCGCGTGGGAGAAGTACGAGCCCAAATTCGTCGCAGACCCCCAGCTCCGCGAAATGGCCGAGGGTTACGCAAAATATATCGCCTCGCGGACCTGA
- a CDS encoding nuclear transport factor 2 family protein gives MTLDDLVAIEAIRHLKARYFRALDGQDWPMMEQLFTLDASIDTTADGAPLLEGGAAFCAFLAPILAGVRTVHHGHTHEIDITEPDRASGVWAMEDRLWFPEDQGGACIHGFGWYRERYRADQTGHWQIASLRLDRVHVETDGVVRRAPTS, from the coding sequence ATGACGTTGGACGATCTTGTGGCGATCGAGGCTATCCGGCATCTCAAGGCCCGGTATTTCAGGGCGCTTGATGGGCAGGATTGGCCTATGATGGAGCAACTATTCACCCTCGACGCATCGATCGACACGACTGCGGACGGGGCGCCCTTGCTCGAAGGCGGCGCTGCCTTCTGCGCCTTTCTGGCGCCGATTCTCGCCGGCGTGCGCACCGTTCATCACGGGCATACCCATGAGATCGATATTACCGAACCGGATCGCGCATCGGGCGTCTGGGCCATGGAGGACCGGTTGTGGTTTCCCGAGGACCAGGGCGGTGCCTGTATTCACGGATTCGGCTGGTACCGGGAACGCTATCGCGCCGATCAGACGGGGCATTGGCAGATCGCATCCTTGCGTCTGGACCGGGTCCACGTGGAAACGGATGGCGTTGTTCGACGGGCTCCGACTTCCTGA
- a CDS encoding SDR family NAD(P)-dependent oxidoreductase, with protein sequence MKVEGKVVVVTGGASGIGRSLAERFHREGARHVVVADLDESGAQEVAAGIGGTGVGVDVTDEQAIVGLVEATERDQGPIDLFVSNAGYVTIGGLEAPVEDLQRMWEVHVLAHLYAARAVIPSMAKRGEGYLLNTASAAGLLSQFGSMHYAVTKHAAVGLAEWIAITHGHQGIRVSVLCPQAVATNIELNSPDADKLAAGSKDVAAGDGVLQPEAVADSVMEALAEERFHVLPHTDVGEYVKRKGADVDRWLSGMQRWQAQLFSDEEQPARWLTGKS encoded by the coding sequence ATGAAAGTCGAAGGCAAAGTTGTGGTTGTGACGGGTGGCGCCAGCGGGATTGGGCGCAGCCTGGCTGAGAGGTTCCATCGCGAAGGTGCGCGTCATGTGGTGGTCGCGGACCTTGACGAATCCGGAGCGCAAGAGGTTGCGGCCGGCATTGGCGGGACTGGCGTGGGGGTGGATGTGACCGACGAGCAGGCCATTGTGGGCTTGGTTGAGGCAACCGAACGCGATCAGGGACCGATCGATCTATTTGTCTCCAACGCAGGCTATGTGACGATCGGCGGATTGGAGGCACCTGTCGAGGATCTGCAGCGGATGTGGGAGGTCCACGTCCTGGCGCATCTCTATGCGGCGCGCGCGGTGATTCCGTCGATGGCGAAACGCGGTGAGGGCTATCTACTGAACACGGCATCAGCAGCCGGCCTTCTGTCTCAATTTGGCTCCATGCATTATGCGGTGACCAAACACGCGGCGGTCGGGCTTGCCGAGTGGATCGCGATCACGCACGGGCATCAGGGGATTCGTGTCTCGGTGCTTTGTCCGCAGGCGGTTGCGACCAATATCGAGCTCAACAGTCCGGACGCCGACAAGTTGGCTGCCGGCAGCAAGGATGTGGCTGCCGGCGATGGCGTCCTTCAGCCGGAGGCTGTGGCCGATAGCGTGATGGAGGCGCTTGCCGAAGAACGATTTCACGTGCTTCCGCACACGGATGTCGGGGAGTACGTGAAGCGCAAGGGGGCTGACGTGGATCGCTGGTTGTCGGGGATGCAGCGATGGCAAGCGCAGCTCTTCTCCGACGAAGAGCAACCCGCGCGTTGGTTGACCGGGAAATCTTAG